A genomic window from Dechloromonas sp. A34 includes:
- a CDS encoding bacteriohemerythrin, with product MSSRLPDITTQYEWRDCYSVGNAIIDQQHKKMLLLCAESEKCLESAGPEGCEKFHDLLHEMAVCAREHFAKEEELLLAHHYPMLAEHAEEHEQFQIVLTDFLFAALEGKQDRLGVFRFLSEWWIHHILVSDLDCKPYLVES from the coding sequence ATGTCCTCACGATTGCCTGACATAACCACCCAATACGAATGGCGCGATTGCTACAGCGTCGGGAACGCCATCATCGACCAGCAGCATAAAAAGATGTTGCTACTGTGTGCGGAGTCGGAGAAATGCTTGGAGAGCGCCGGTCCCGAAGGTTGTGAAAAATTTCATGATCTGCTCCACGAAATGGCTGTCTGTGCTAGAGAGCATTTTGCGAAGGAAGAAGAATTGCTGCTGGCGCACCATTACCCAATGCTGGCCGAGCACGCTGAAGAGCATGAACAATTCCAAATCGTGCTAACCGATTTCCTATTCGCAGCACTGGAAGGCAAACAGGACCGGCTCGGGGTGTTCCGTTTCCTGTCCGAATGGTGGATTCACCATATCCTCGTATCGGATTTGGACTGTAAGCCGTATCTCGTAGAAAGTTGA
- a CDS encoding YHS domain-containing protein: protein MIKAMTTSRDPVCGMAIEVARSSRFITYRGMRYHFCSAQCLERFNDIPALYTGSQRIADILPIPKRRKLRLANGNESDIQRAAQRVGEMIGVTSVTTEKTHLLVEYDLRKTILSQIETVVTAEGLQFKEGLHGFRRRLWTLTEASELENAAHPGPGACCNRPPTRLR, encoded by the coding sequence ATGATAAAAGCCATGACCACAAGCCGCGACCCGGTATGCGGCATGGCTATTGAGGTGGCTCGTTCCTCGCGCTTCATCACCTATCGCGGCATGCGCTACCACTTCTGCTCGGCCCAATGCCTCGAACGCTTTAATGACATCCCGGCCCTCTACACCGGCTCACAGCGGATTGCCGATATCCTGCCTATCCCGAAACGACGCAAACTGCGACTGGCGAACGGCAACGAATCGGACATCCAACGCGCCGCCCAGCGTGTCGGCGAAATGATCGGGGTAACCTCGGTTACTACAGAAAAGACTCACCTGCTGGTCGAATACGATTTGAGGAAAACCATTCTCTCGCAAATCGAAACGGTGGTCACCGCCGAAGGCTTACAGTTCAAGGAAGGGCTCCACGGCTTCAGACGACGCCTTTGGACGCTGACGGAAGCCAGCGAGTTGGAAAATGCCGCCCACCCCGGACCTGGAGCCTGCTGCAACCGGCCTCCTACCAGGTTGCGCTGA
- the flgB gene encoding flagellar basal body rod protein FlgB — protein sequence MPRIDAIANSPPLQPPVDGGHANHGATGNAQHGGNGGSLTSSSGEPHPQHVPLSSQAQGGKKHDVQDMALGVRAYRQQLIASNIANADTPGYKAVDIDVAEAMRIARLASQAPPTTLATTGSGHISATAVSAQPPYPLKYQVPSQDSADGNTVDMDVERTKFSDNSFMYQFSVDRVSGHFKMLMELYQSLK from the coding sequence ATGCCGCGGATCGACGCCATCGCCAATTCTCCACCCCTTCAGCCTCCGGTCGATGGCGGCCATGCCAATCATGGCGCCACGGGTAATGCTCAGCACGGTGGGAATGGTGGTAGCCTGACCTCATCGAGTGGCGAGCCGCACCCGCAGCATGTTCCCTTGTCCAGCCAGGCACAGGGCGGAAAAAAACATGACGTTCAGGATATGGCCCTTGGCGTGCGCGCCTATCGCCAGCAGTTGATTGCGTCCAATATCGCCAACGCCGATACGCCCGGCTACAAGGCGGTGGACATCGATGTCGCGGAAGCCATGCGCATCGCCCGATTGGCCTCCCAGGCGCCACCGACAACGCTGGCGACGACCGGCAGCGGCCATATTTCCGCAACTGCTGTTTCCGCCCAGCCACCTTATCCCCTCAAGTATCAGGTGCCGAGCCAGGATAGCGCGGACGGGAATACGGTTGATATGGATGTCGAGCGCACCAAGTTTTCCGATAACTCGTTCATGTACCAGTTTTCGGTCGATCGGGTTAGCGGCCACTTCAAGATGCTGATGGAGTTGTATCAGTCCTTGAAATAA
- a CDS encoding HD-GYP domain-containing protein, translating to MLASKLGATSIVIGLAAGGVSYLLETSRTEQAALDRATTSARHFESPAMQMAFDGKAQEEHGTLNRLLDRTRFVGIRVFNSSRMLIYETWGDIPTALVAAAKSRQHDWPERGQSHQNWIEVSGERLIQVVLPLFGSDGSLAGYVEGVSRFDEESLLAQREQVRAAALTATLSVLLTALLLYPLLLAMLKQSTGLSRRLLDSNLSLMHSLGNAVAKRDSDTDTHNYRVTYYAVALAEAMDLPENEIADLVVGAFLHDVGKIGIPDRILLKPDKLTAEEFEVMKSHSLLGTEIVAGNYWLAGAAQTIRHHHEQFDGTGYPDGLRGDAIPRIARVFAVIDVFDALTSERPYKKPMALAEALSIIEGDAGRYFDPAVVAVFIKIAPSLYARAVQVGDAELRLGMRALLSRYFKTEAAP from the coding sequence ATGCTGGCCAGCAAGTTGGGAGCCACCTCGATCGTGATCGGACTGGCGGCAGGAGGGGTCTCCTACCTGCTCGAAACGTCGAGGACCGAGCAAGCGGCACTGGATCGCGCGACGACCAGCGCCCGCCACTTCGAGTCGCCGGCCATGCAAATGGCCTTTGATGGAAAAGCACAGGAGGAGCACGGTACACTCAACCGCCTGCTGGATCGAACCCGGTTTGTCGGCATTCGCGTATTCAACTCGAGTCGGATGCTGATTTACGAGACTTGGGGCGATATTCCGACCGCACTCGTCGCCGCCGCCAAGTCCCGGCAGCATGACTGGCCTGAACGAGGTCAAAGTCACCAAAACTGGATCGAGGTGTCAGGCGAACGGCTGATCCAAGTCGTCTTGCCGTTGTTCGGGAGCGATGGTTCGCTGGCCGGCTATGTGGAAGGCGTCAGCCGCTTCGATGAGGAAAGCTTGCTGGCTCAGCGGGAACAAGTCCGCGCCGCAGCCCTGACCGCCACCTTGTCTGTCCTGCTCACCGCGCTGCTACTCTATCCCTTGCTGTTGGCCATGCTGAAACAATCGACCGGGCTGTCCCGACGCCTGCTGGACTCCAATCTCTCCCTGATGCACTCCCTCGGCAACGCCGTTGCCAAGCGGGATTCGGATACAGATACCCACAATTACCGCGTCACCTACTATGCCGTCGCCCTGGCCGAGGCGATGGACCTGCCGGAAAATGAGATTGCCGATTTGGTAGTTGGCGCTTTTCTGCACGATGTCGGCAAGATCGGCATTCCCGACCGCATTCTGCTCAAACCCGACAAACTGACCGCCGAGGAATTCGAGGTCATGAAGAGCCACTCCCTTCTCGGCACCGAGATCGTCGCCGGTAACTATTGGCTGGCGGGCGCGGCGCAGACCATTCGCCATCACCATGAGCAGTTTGATGGCACCGGTTATCCCGATGGTCTGCGCGGCGATGCAATTCCCCGTATTGCCCGTGTCTTTGCGGTCATTGACGTCTTCGATGCGCTGACCTCGGAACGCCCCTACAAGAAGCCGATGGCGCTCGCCGAAGCGCTGAGCATTATCGAAGGGGATGCCGGCCGATATTTCGACCCGGCGGTTGTTGCGGTTTTCATCAAGATTGCGCCTTCCCTATACGCCAGGGCAGTTCAGGTGGGCGATGCGGAATTGCGGCTGGGAATGCGCGCGTTGCTTTCTCGCTATTTCAAAACAGAAGCGGCCCCCTGA
- the copK gene encoding periplasmic Cu(I)/Cu(II)-binding protein CopK gives MLKKLLMVVAMSAVTATAFAGDAARAEAKQVIELKDGSTVYIFKDGKMAMEDKVGRAMRMKKDTVMETKDGQKIIMHGDEVMRLDSLLKKGHEGG, from the coding sequence ATGCTGAAAAAATTATTGATGGTGGTCGCGATGAGCGCCGTTACCGCTACTGCATTCGCTGGCGATGCTGCCCGTGCTGAAGCGAAGCAAGTGATCGAGTTGAAAGATGGTTCTACGGTTTACATCTTCAAGGACGGGAAAATGGCCATGGAAGACAAAGTCGGTCGCGCCATGCGCATGAAAAAAGACACCGTGATGGAAACCAAGGATGGTCAGAAGATCATCATGCACGGCGACGAAGTCATGCGTCTCGACTCTCTGCTCAAGAAGGGGCACGAGGGAGGCTAA
- a CDS encoding CzcE family metal-binding protein produces MKANTSQLILVVALAFAATGTSYAHEDYSEAGTNHWLSHVSESKSQPTTNQLAPYGYATSNAAARVVNIDSGTKYLNVTRLETVRIDVSSKSVTWTFDTLGTASFPLAKVIPGAEGVTVYVTENPAYTGG; encoded by the coding sequence ATGAAAGCAAATACTTCCCAACTTATCCTGGTCGTTGCACTTGCCTTTGCTGCCACAGGAACTAGTTATGCCCACGAGGATTACTCAGAGGCGGGCACCAATCATTGGCTGAGTCATGTCTCGGAATCCAAGAGTCAGCCGACCACCAACCAACTCGCGCCCTACGGTTACGCAACGTCCAACGCGGCCGCACGGGTGGTGAATATCGACAGCGGCACCAAATACCTGAATGTCACGCGGCTCGAAACCGTTCGAATCGATGTTAGCAGCAAGAGCGTCACCTGGACATTCGATACGCTGGGCACTGCGTCGTTTCCGCTTGCCAAGGTTATTCCGGGGGCTGAGGGCGTGACGGTGTATGTCACCGAGAACCCGGCCTACACCGGCGGCTGA
- a CDS encoding plasmid pRiA4b ORF-3 family protein, with product MTSFKYIYDFGDHWEHRIKVEKKLPGAPELSNHALCLGGANAAPPEDVCGVYGFADFVFAIANTNHPEHQQMREWYGASFDPTNFDDTALSLAFQELKM from the coding sequence ATTACGTCCTTCAAGTACATCTATGACTTTGGCGACCACTGGGAACACCGGATCAAGGTCGAGAAGAAGTTGCCCGGCGCCCCTGAACTGTCTAACCACGCCCTGTGTCTCGGCGGTGCCAATGCGGCACCGCCCGAAGATGTCTGTGGCGTATACGGCTTCGCGGATTTCGTCTTTGCCATCGCCAACACCAACCATCCCGAGCACCAACAAATGCGTGAGTGGTACGGTGCCTCATTCGATCCAACTAATTTCGATGACACCGCCTTGAGCCTGGCCTTCCAAGAACTCAAAATGTAA
- a CDS encoding molybdopterin-dependent oxidoreductase, producing MKLLDNQLTRRDFLKVSGSVAVLTQIQPVSAQEWVTQMGKAGSRPDMVGADAKLVRSVCLMCHSGCGIQGTIVGGELVKLDGNPYHPNTYDYVSKGDIVEESDLDGGIGGKDVGTLCAKGQAGVYALYSPARLKHPLKRVGPRGSGKWKTISWEQALAEICDGGVLFKDVPGEETRMVEGLKAILNNDQPIGSEDSDYLDEAPPEGYGPKRNQFVWAHGRNEQSPLTPRFVANAAGVPHMLNHCDRCAGTFYNVVEHCLNVPPYEIGAYADYEYCTYLMSVGSNVTHADYPGQTKARYLQKFAKRMGPDAKQFKHVVVDPWLSPAAAKALQSGKGEWIPLKPASDGFFLLGMIRWMLDNKAYKAEYLALPNEQAAKKTGRRNWTDMTYLVRTQEPKLYLTGRDAGLGQADYVVLVGGKPTLFHEVDGPAELDAEVEIKGVTYKTVFRLLRERAQEKSLEECEQVCDIPKGTIAHLSKEFSSAKKPVIEMFRGPIQQSNGWWNGQALCTINILMDSIDRKGGFIPGMVYFGGEVHTAKDVRKPKGVSIERSKVKYQGKKPTSTRPWYPLALRTVASEFFSSVRTGYPYRIKAYLNYFNDPAYTQPLNWTVIEAMLDTKAMPLTISIDAYMGETSALCDYVLPDTEYLERIGGFKTYPPVKTRVAGLRQPMVGTLDPKTKNYRGIHPDVQTADDTLIQIAQRCGLPGFGKDAGGPGVDIFNSWQFWNEYYKQKDFKGEPGLDPDSRLVKLGGKFQNPGDQYDKERNEEYINFSGGRKVRGLFAYASHVAANKNSMTGKHFDGLPQYRTIIDCKEDPLDPALWKEYPFQLHTHKDAWHTQSRTMNNLWLASIKPQNYAEMNPGDAQKLGVVTGDWIKVKSPSSKHVPLLDVSLGDGWYKMQVRVTSRIRPGVFSVSHAYGRWGAGGKAWAADGKSQYHDKRIAAGFTVNPLYMADPVLGDRILIDPVSGGTQSNGTPLRIEKL from the coding sequence ATGAAACTGCTTGATAATCAACTAACCCGGCGCGACTTTCTTAAAGTTTCCGGGAGCGTCGCGGTATTGACGCAAATCCAGCCGGTAAGTGCCCAGGAGTGGGTGACCCAGATGGGCAAGGCGGGTTCCCGACCGGACATGGTCGGCGCTGACGCCAAACTGGTGCGCAGCGTCTGCCTCATGTGCCACAGCGGCTGCGGCATCCAGGGCACGATCGTGGGCGGCGAGCTGGTCAAGCTCGACGGCAACCCCTATCACCCCAACACTTACGACTACGTGTCCAAGGGCGACATCGTCGAGGAAAGCGATCTCGATGGCGGCATCGGCGGCAAGGACGTGGGTACCCTCTGTGCCAAGGGGCAGGCCGGCGTTTATGCGCTGTACAGCCCGGCACGCCTGAAGCACCCGTTGAAGCGCGTCGGTCCGCGCGGCTCCGGCAAGTGGAAGACCATCAGCTGGGAGCAGGCACTTGCCGAGATCTGCGATGGCGGGGTGCTATTCAAGGATGTGCCGGGCGAGGAAACCCGGATGGTCGAGGGGCTCAAGGCCATCCTCAACAACGACCAGCCGATCGGTTCCGAGGACTCCGACTACCTGGACGAAGCGCCACCCGAGGGCTACGGTCCGAAGCGCAACCAGTTCGTCTGGGCCCATGGGCGCAACGAGCAGTCACCGCTGACGCCGCGCTTCGTCGCCAACGCGGCCGGTGTGCCGCACATGCTGAACCACTGCGACCGTTGCGCTGGCACCTTCTACAACGTCGTCGAGCACTGCCTGAACGTGCCGCCCTACGAAATCGGCGCCTATGCCGACTACGAGTACTGCACTTATCTGATGAGCGTCGGTTCGAACGTCACACACGCCGACTACCCCGGCCAGACCAAGGCACGCTATCTGCAGAAGTTTGCCAAGCGCATGGGCCCTGACGCCAAGCAGTTCAAGCACGTCGTCGTCGATCCTTGGCTCTCACCCGCTGCCGCGAAAGCGCTACAGTCCGGCAAGGGCGAGTGGATTCCCCTGAAGCCGGCCTCGGACGGCTTCTTCCTCCTCGGCATGATCCGCTGGATGCTCGACAACAAGGCCTACAAGGCGGAATACCTCGCCCTGCCTAACGAACAGGCGGCGAAGAAGACTGGGCGCCGCAACTGGACCGACATGACCTATCTGGTGCGCACCCAGGAGCCCAAGTTGTACCTGACCGGGCGGGATGCGGGCCTCGGCCAGGCCGACTATGTGGTGCTAGTAGGCGGCAAGCCGACCCTGTTCCACGAGGTGGATGGGCCGGCTGAACTGGATGCTGAAGTCGAGATCAAGGGCGTCACCTACAAGACGGTGTTCCGCCTGCTGCGCGAGCGTGCTCAGGAGAAGTCTCTGGAGGAATGCGAGCAGGTCTGCGACATCCCGAAGGGGACGATCGCCCACCTGTCCAAGGAATTCTCCAGCGCCAAGAAGCCGGTGATCGAGATGTTCCGCGGTCCGATCCAGCAGTCCAACGGCTGGTGGAATGGCCAGGCGCTGTGCACCATCAACATCCTGATGGACAGCATCGACCGCAAGGGCGGCTTCATTCCCGGCATGGTGTATTTCGGCGGCGAGGTCCATACAGCGAAGGACGTGCGCAAGCCGAAGGGGGTTTCGATCGAGCGCAGCAAGGTCAAGTATCAGGGCAAGAAGCCCACATCGACGCGGCCGTGGTATCCCCTAGCGCTGCGCACCGTGGCGAGCGAATTCTTCTCGTCGGTCCGCACGGGCTATCCCTACCGCATCAAGGCCTACCTGAATTACTTCAACGATCCCGCCTACACCCAGCCGCTCAACTGGACGGTGATCGAGGCCATGTTGGATACCAAGGCGATGCCGCTGACCATCAGCATCGACGCCTACATGGGTGAGACCAGCGCTCTCTGCGACTACGTCCTGCCGGACACGGAATACCTGGAGCGCATCGGCGGCTTCAAGACTTATCCGCCGGTCAAGACGCGCGTCGCCGGCCTGCGCCAGCCGATGGTGGGCACCCTCGATCCGAAGACCAAGAACTACCGTGGCATCCATCCGGACGTGCAGACAGCGGACGACACCCTGATTCAGATCGCCCAGCGCTGCGGCCTGCCCGGCTTTGGCAAGGACGCCGGCGGCCCCGGGGTGGACATCTTCAATTCCTGGCAGTTCTGGAACGAGTACTACAAGCAAAAGGACTTCAAGGGTGAGCCGGGCCTCGATCCGGACAGCCGCCTGGTCAAGCTCGGCGGCAAGTTCCAGAACCCGGGCGACCAATACGACAAGGAGCGCAACGAGGAATACATCAACTTCTCGGGCGGGCGCAAGGTGCGTGGCCTGTTCGCCTACGCCAGCCATGTCGCGGCGAACAAGAACAGCATGACCGGCAAGCACTTCGATGGTCTGCCGCAGTACCGGACCATCATCGACTGCAAGGAGGATCCGCTCGATCCGGCCCTTTGGAAGGAATATCCGTTCCAGCTCCACACCCACAAGGACGCCTGGCATACGCAGTCGCGCACCATGAACAACTTGTGGCTAGCCTCCATCAAGCCGCAGAACTACGCCGAAATGAATCCGGGGGATGCCCAGAAGCTCGGCGTCGTGACTGGCGACTGGATCAAGGTCAAGTCGCCGTCGAGCAAGCATGTCCCGCTGCTGGACGTTTCGCTGGGCGACGGCTGGTACAAGATGCAGGTGCGCGTGACCAGCCGCATCCGGCCCGGCGTGTTCTCGGTGAGCCATGCCTACGGGCGCTGGGGCGCCGGCGGCAAGGCTTGGGCTGCCGACGGCAAATCGCAGTACCACGACAAGCGCATCGCTGCCGGCTTCACTGTCAACCCGCTCTACATGGCCGACCCGGTGCTGGGCGACCGCATCCTGATCGATCCGGTCTCGGGCGGCACCCAGAGCAACGGCACCCCGCTGCGCATCGAAAAACTGTAA
- a CDS encoding 4Fe-4S dicluster domain-containing protein: MTERSPIIPRDVIDRSFAKEGPKQYTLWVDLEHCIGCNACTMACKAENNTPVGVDFNRVIEIEEGDFRDAQKTPNVGVTFVPMPCMHCGRPACQAACPVGAITKRKEDGIVLINKDKCIGCRYCAWACPYGAPQFNAEARVMEKCTLCVHRLEKGQQPACVTTCPAKVRFFGELNELTPLIREKRARSVNIAVVGADTKPSVQYTK, from the coding sequence ATGACTGAAAGAAGCCCAATCATTCCCCGCGACGTCATCGACCGCTCCTTCGCCAAGGAGGGGCCGAAGCAATACACGCTGTGGGTCGACCTCGAGCACTGCATCGGCTGCAACGCCTGCACTATGGCCTGCAAAGCCGAGAACAACACGCCGGTCGGCGTCGATTTCAACCGGGTGATCGAGATCGAGGAAGGCGATTTCCGCGATGCCCAGAAGACGCCCAACGTCGGCGTCACCTTCGTCCCCATGCCCTGCATGCACTGCGGGCGTCCGGCCTGCCAGGCGGCCTGCCCGGTGGGGGCCATCACCAAGCGCAAGGAAGACGGCATCGTCCTGATCAACAAGGACAAATGCATCGGCTGTCGCTACTGCGCCTGGGCCTGTCCCTACGGCGCGCCGCAGTTCAACGCCGAGGCCCGGGTCATGGAGAAATGCACGCTGTGCGTCCATCGCCTCGAGAAGGGGCAACAGCCGGCGTGTGTGACGACTTGCCCGGCCAAGGTGCGTTTCTTCGGCGAGCTCAACGAGCTCACGCCGCTGATACGGGAAAAGCGGGCACGCAGCGTCAACATCGCGGTCGTCGGCGCCGACACCAAGCCCAGCGTGCAGTACACCAAGTAA
- a CDS encoding 4Fe-4S dicluster domain-containing protein: MDKSINFQPEAAVRVESTLCARFRCTKSHCDACTIVCPVPGAVLLSDEGAAITAACVGCGACVSACPNGALRPQENDARLVERIRERIQPGRCSALPAIGHRARPSWCCPVSRG; this comes from the coding sequence ATGGACAAGTCAATCAACTTCCAACCGGAGGCGGCGGTGCGTGTGGAGAGCACCCTATGCGCCCGCTTCCGCTGCACGAAATCGCATTGTGACGCCTGCACCATCGTCTGTCCGGTGCCCGGTGCGGTGCTCCTCTCCGACGAGGGCGCCGCTATCACCGCCGCATGCGTTGGCTGCGGTGCCTGCGTCTCGGCCTGCCCCAACGGGGCCCTCCGGCCGCAGGAGAACGATGCCCGACTGGTGGAGCGCATACGCGAGCGAATCCAGCCGGGGCGGTGTTCCGCATTGCCTGCAATCGGGCACAGGGCGAGGCCGAGCTGGTGTTGCCCTGTCTCGCGCGGCTGA
- a CDS encoding 4Fe-4S dicluster domain-containing protein, translating into MFRIACNRAQGEAELVLPCLARLTEALVLEPIRAGAPQVVLMEPGCSSCGLVKAAPQWEKVMAFADALCTVAGLAPERVVRLRVARGKAAETRRSALAPNPRRAMFRAIAERWKASAEAAIAPAGEAESVPAEAFRDIVQRHAANPKRTDLLQVLATLPGAKVASKVVLAAAVPLAQLTVDSRCVGCNVCETLCPVGALEHRIEGGTYRLELDAARCTGCRVCEVACYHQALHLRETVDLSVLFEPRRITLVSATQRTCRGCQESFLDDSAEFCPACRVSGERRDAIARRFFIGGNQNDRS; encoded by the coding sequence GTGTTCCGCATTGCCTGCAATCGGGCACAGGGCGAGGCCGAGCTGGTGTTGCCCTGTCTCGCGCGGCTGACCGAGGCACTCGTCCTGGAGCCCATCCGGGCCGGGGCGCCGCAGGTCGTTCTGATGGAGCCGGGCTGCTCGTCCTGCGGACTGGTCAAGGCGGCACCGCAGTGGGAAAAGGTGATGGCTTTCGCCGATGCGCTATGCACGGTGGCGGGCCTGGCGCCCGAACGGGTGGTGCGGCTGCGGGTGGCACGGGGGAAGGCGGCCGAAACGCGTCGGTCGGCACTAGCTCCCAACCCGCGCCGAGCGATGTTCCGGGCTATCGCCGAACGCTGGAAGGCGAGCGCCGAAGCTGCTATCGCACCGGCTGGCGAGGCCGAATCGGTGCCCGCGGAAGCCTTCCGCGACATCGTGCAACGGCATGCGGCCAATCCCAAGCGGACGGACCTGCTGCAGGTGCTGGCGACCCTGCCCGGCGCCAAGGTTGCGTCGAAAGTGGTTCTGGCGGCCGCGGTCCCGCTCGCGCAACTGACGGTGGACAGTCGCTGCGTCGGTTGCAACGTCTGCGAAACGCTTTGCCCCGTGGGCGCCCTCGAACATCGGATCGAGGGCGGCACCTACCGCCTCGAGCTCGATGCCGCACGCTGCACCGGCTGTCGGGTGTGCGAGGTGGCCTGCTACCACCAGGCGCTGCATCTCCGGGAGACGGTGGACCTTTCGGTGCTGTTCGAACCGCGCCGCATCACGCTCGTTTCCGCTACACAGCGCACCTGCCGCGGCTGCCAGGAAAGTTTCCTGGACGATTCGGCCGAGTTCTGCCCGGCGTGCCGGGTCAGCGGCGAACGCCGCGACGCAATTGCCAGACGCTTCTTCATTGGAGGGAATCAAAATGATCGATCCTAA
- a CDS encoding TorD/DmsD family molecular chaperone, with translation MIDPKEMHNVAVGRTKTYALLAALYSAPPTKELVAMICAGDITTDGSEALNSAASELTACFQRAASAGSMDSDVVAEYTRLFVLPSGVIPNESFYADENRRIGGHVTVEVQQFYEAAGAQLTGDCLELPDHIGVELEFMKFLCDIEAQLWLAPDSAGLRQCLDFQCDFLADHLLQWQRALCDRIRNESDMDLYRALARLTADFLEAEWVFVPELAGGVCSEGRKSCEPVC, from the coding sequence ATGATCGATCCTAAGGAAATGCACAACGTCGCCGTTGGGCGAACCAAGACTTACGCCCTCCTGGCGGCGCTCTACTCGGCGCCGCCAACAAAGGAGCTGGTGGCGATGATCTGTGCCGGCGATATCACCACGGACGGCAGTGAAGCCCTGAATTCGGCCGCCAGCGAACTGACGGCGTGCTTTCAGCGCGCCGCATCGGCTGGGTCGATGGACAGCGACGTGGTGGCCGAATACACCCGGCTCTTCGTCTTGCCTTCCGGCGTGATCCCCAACGAATCGTTCTATGCGGATGAGAACCGGCGGATCGGGGGCCATGTGACCGTCGAAGTGCAGCAGTTTTATGAGGCTGCGGGAGCCCAACTGACCGGCGACTGCCTGGAACTTCCCGATCACATCGGGGTAGAGCTGGAGTTCATGAAATTTCTCTGCGACATCGAGGCTCAGCTCTGGTTGGCGCCCGACAGCGCAGGGCTGCGGCAGTGCCTGGACTTTCAATGTGATTTCCTGGCCGACCATCTTTTGCAGTGGCAGCGCGCTCTGTGCGATCGGATTCGGAATGAATCCGATATGGACTTGTACCGGGCACTCGCCCGCCTCACTGCCGATTTCCTCGAGGCCGAGTGGGTATTTGTTCCGGAATTGGCTGGTGGAGTCTGCTCCGAAGGGAGAAAATCATGCGAACCCGTATGTTGA